A portion of the Gloeomargarita sp. SRBZ-1_bins_9 genome contains these proteins:
- a CDS encoding YraN family protein, whose translation MLDTGRGGENWLAAHLQRQGWQLLAHRWRCQWGELDLVMLAGEVVVFIEVKTRKAGNWDADGAAAITPRQQTRLQQAAAVFLSQHPQWQHLPCRLDVALVRWTGRRYVLWRYLTGALS comes from the coding sequence ATGCTTGACACCGGGCGCGGTGGGGAAAACTGGCTGGCAGCCCATTTACAACGCCAAGGATGGCAACTGCTGGCCCACCGCTGGCGCTGTCAGTGGGGAGAACTGGACCTGGTGATGCTGGCCGGGGAGGTGGTGGTGTTTATTGAGGTTAAAACCCGTAAGGCCGGCAACTGGGACGCCGATGGCGCTGCGGCCATTACCCCCCGTCAACAAACCCGCCTGCAGCAGGCAGCAGCCGTTTTCCTGAGCCAACATCCCCAGTGGCAGCACCTCCCCTGTCGCCTGGATGTGGCTCTGGTGCGCTGGACGGGGCGGCGATATGTGCTGTGGCGGTA
- a CDS encoding pentapeptide repeat-containing protein gives MDAAELLALYAQGERNFSRVNLSGVDLSGADLRGIDLTAAKLSGTYLTETNLEGAILNQAILREADLSGAFLKGAGLVMAKLSGTILWQADLTQADLGGANLCMADLSHARLVEADLSRSLLSSANLTQADLSQANLWDADLSRANLRQANLTAASLRGADLSRAILQGAMLSRAKLSSCILNGANLRQAKLNGASLIQCDLSSANLREADLTDADITGAIFDRAILVGAVLLEKPPIAHA, from the coding sequence ATGGACGCGGCCGAACTCTTAGCGCTTTATGCCCAAGGGGAACGGAATTTCAGTCGGGTTAATCTCAGCGGTGTAGATTTATCGGGGGCGGATTTACGGGGCATTGACCTAACAGCGGCCAAATTGAGTGGCACCTATCTAACCGAGACCAATCTCGAAGGGGCGATATTAAACCAGGCCATCCTGCGGGAGGCGGATTTGAGCGGTGCCTTTCTCAAGGGGGCGGGGCTGGTCATGGCCAAACTCAGCGGCACCATTTTATGGCAAGCCGATTTAACCCAGGCGGATTTGGGGGGGGCCAATCTCTGTATGGCGGACCTCAGCCACGCCCGATTGGTGGAGGCGGATTTGAGCCGGTCCCTCCTCAGCAGCGCCAATCTCACCCAAGCGGACCTCAGCCAAGCCAATCTCTGGGATGCGGATTTAAGCCGGGCCAATCTGCGGCAGGCCAATTTAACGGCGGCCTCGTTACGGGGAGCCGATCTATCCCGCGCCATCCTCCAGGGAGCCATGCTGAGCCGCGCTAAACTCTCCAGTTGCATCCTCAACGGCGCCAACCTCCGCCAGGCCAAATTGAACGGGGCCAGCTTGATTCAGTGCGACCTAAGCAGCGCTAATCTCCGGGAGGCCGATTTGACCGATGCCGATATCACGGGCGCGATCTTTGACCGGGCCATCCTTGTTGGTGCCGTATTACTGGAAAAACCGCCCATTGCCCATGCTTGA